The Sneathiella limimaris region CCAATTTCCACTTTTTCTACATCATCCCAATCCATGTTTGCGTAGGCCATATAGGCGCTCATCGCCTGATTGAGGGATGCGGTACCCCGAATCCAGGCGACTTTTTTGCCTTTCATATCCTCAATGGTTTTAATGTTCGCATCTTTTGCGGTGACCAAAGAAGCTGCGCAGCCATCAGCCAGGTTATGCAAGAGGAGCCGGATTGGTTGTGGTCCCCATTTGTCGGTGCCGAACACATAAACACCTTCCTGAGCGTAGATACTGTCAGAACCGGTAGCTGAGAAGTGGGCAACGCCACTTTTCAAAGGCGACAGGCGTGACACATCGTTCTTGCCCGGAATAACCCGAAGGTTGACGCCATATTTGTTTTTCAGAACACTCCCGACACCAACCATCTGGTTATAGCCGCTGGTCCCGGTGTTATATGCGGTGGAGACAAGCGTATTTGGAAGCTTGATGTCAGCAGCGGACACAGAACTGGCAATTCCAGCAGCTGCAAAAGTGACAAGGGTGGCGTGAAGTAACTTGGTTTTCATTTTTTTGGTTCCTCCCGTTAACGGTCCTACCTGGTTGTTCTTCATTTTCAGTAAGACCCATTAGTAGGGTTAAGATCACATAAAAGATCGTTTGAAGCAATGGTTGAAAAATAGGCTCTTTTCCAAATTAGTGTTTTCAGTCACTGTGACTGCCAAAATTATAACGACAGGGAGAGACGCGATGACTATGCGGTGGCAGATTGCGATTGAGAAAGACGATATCCGGCAGGCTCGTCTGGAGACAAATATACCGGAACCCACCCTCGAAGAGGGAGAGATTGAAGTTGCGCTTCGCCATTATGCCCTGACGGCAAATAACGTTACCTATGCCACAATGGGTAAATCCTTTGGAAGCTGGACGGATATGCCAGGCTACTGGGCTTTCTTTCCTCATAACGATGACAGCCTTGGCAAGTTACCCGTTTGGGGATTTGCGGAAATTGTACGGAGCAAACATCCAGAACTTGAGGTGGGAGAAGAGCTCTACGGCTACTTTCCACTTTCCAGCCATGTGATCTTGAAACCGGGTCGGGTCAGCGGATCCTCCCTTGTCGATGAAATGCCCCACCGGCAGAAACTGGCACCGGTCTATAACCAGTATAACAGGGTCCGCGGGATGGGGCCGGATATTCAAGGAGAGCGGGATCTCTGGCCTGTATTTCGCCCCCTCTTTGTCACAGGTTATATGATTTGCGACCAGTTCGCCGAGGCAGGCTTTTATGGGTCAGAGCAGATCCTCATTGGCAGTGCATCCAGCAAGACGGCGCTGATGACGGCCAGATGTTTTCAGAAATTTGAAAATGTTCCGCGCCTTGTTGGGCTGACTTCGCCGGGTAACCGGGCCTATGTAGAAGCCTCAAACCTCTATGATCAAGTTGTTGTGTATAGCGATGTGGAAGCGCTGGATGCAAGCCTTCCAACAGCGCTGATTGATATGTCAGGCGCTGGGGATGTGATCAACCGGATCCATCTTCATTTTCAAGAACAGCTGAAATTTTCCTGCCTGGTTGGGATTTCCCACTGGGATGCGGGACGGCCGCAACGGGATCTACCTGGCGCGCCTATTGCCCCTTTCTTTGCCCCCGGCCGGATCAAGCAGCGGACTGAGGATTGGGGCGCGGGCGGCTTGCAGGCGCGCCTCGCTGATATCTGGGCCGACGTGGTTGCCATGGCACCAAACCTGACGGTGATTGATCGGCAGGAAGGGCCGAAACCAGCGCTCGAAGCTTATCAGTCCTTGGTCATGGGCAAAGTGGACCCGTCAAAATCTTTGATCCTGACCCATTCATAAGTAGAGATCTAAAGGACAGGATCAGATTGTTTCGATTTTGTCCTTGAAGATATGAAAGCGGGATAACCGCAAGAGCGCCAGAATACGGGGCATGGTGTGGGTCATACCAGAGACCAGTTTGTTGACCCGATCAAACTCCCCAAGATAGGCGAGGGCAGGGATGATCTGCCCTTGCAGCTCTTCACGCAGGAAGGTGTTGGAGACCTGCTCAGTCGCTTTTAAGTAGCGGTCAATCCCTTCCAGGCTGGCCCGGTTGACCAGCATCAGCTTGGTCGCGTTCTTGAGGATCTGGCCATATTCCTCGCTTCTGGAAAGTTTCATATCCTGTTCGGCGATCTGCATGATGTCTTCATATTGGATTGGTTTGTTGGGTGAGTTAAAAGCGCTTGAGAAGACAAGTTCCCGAACTAATTTCCGAAGGGGCGGGATCTTGTACATATGCAGGGTTTTGATGGATTCAGAGAAATAGCCAGCATGTGCAAGATCGCTGGACAGGAAAACAAGTCCCTGAATGACTTTATGGCCTTCCTGCTTCTGCCGCTCTGAGGCAAGGACCATCGCCTGTTGGAAGTAACTCATTTCACCTGTGACTTTGCCGAGCTGTGAGAGGGAATAGATGGTTTCCTTGTCGTTCGGAATTTCAGCGAGCAGATCCTCCGCCTCATCCAAATGACCGGATTTGGCAAAATTGGCAACCAGCTTCACATAGGACAGGTCATCCCGGTAATTATAAGGCAGTTCCCCAATGATATATCGGATTTGGTCCAGATCGCCCCGCTCTGCATATAGATGAAGGATCCCTTCATAAGCCAGCTTGCGGGGAAAAGAGGTGATGATCTTGTCAACAAGCGTTAGGGCTGCCTCCAGTTGTTCATCTCCGGCAAGGGCGATCGCTATCCCTGCGTGGGCGGCGTCTTTATCTGACTGAAAATTCAGTGCCTGAAGACTTTCAAATGCCTCTGCCTTCAGGCCTTCCTGATAGAGCTTGTTGTGAATAATAGTGAAGGCTTTACTTCTGGCCTGTTTATTTCGGCCAGCTGGAGCCAGTTCCTTGGCAAAATTCTGAGCAGCGCCATACTCCTTGCTGTCCAGTGCCTTCAAACAGAGAAGGAAAAGGACTTTGTCCCGGTTGCCCTTGTCCTTAAACCCCTTGCTGAGAGCGTTGGCGGCGTCGATCTCCCCATTTAGGGCCAAAAGAAACGCATACAGGGTATCATATTCCTCGTTGCGACCAATCAGGCTCTCAGGGAGGGGGAGGTCCACATTTTCCCAGCGTTGAGTATCAATAATGAATTTATTGATCTTGTTTTTTTCGATTTGCCCAAAGTTTTTATAGAAGATCTGCTCGAATTTCTTGATCTTGATGTTGGACAAAATGTCGAGCGCCTCCGTTTCCTCGTCCAGAAGAATATGGGTTGCGGCAAATGCGACCCGGGCGGAATCTTGCTCGAACCGGTTCCCATAGGACAGCTGGGTCTTGGCGAGATCCATATAGCAGCGGGCATCGGCGCATGTTCCAACCTCAGATGGGGCCAATACTTGGGAGATGGAAGGCGGGATGACTTCTTGGGTTCGGCTGCCATATAAGCTGTTGCCCGGTGTCACACAGGCAGAGAGGGTAGAGAGAGCCGCGAATACCAAGCCAAATCTTAACATGATCCCATCCTTTTCAGCCCCACCCAAAATCCCAATATTAGGATAGTAAAGAGAAGAACTTGAGCCTGTCCAGTTGAATAATTGTGAATGCGCTCACCTTTATGCCAATTTGCTCCATGTGATTGAGCGCCGTTTCAAATGATTGATCTCAAGCAATCTTTCGGATAGGTTCGCCGGGTTATCTCTCGAGAAGTTATCCTCATGTCCCAGAAAAATCCCCCAGTTCTGAGCCACTCAACCATTCTTGCTCTGATCCTGATCAGTATGGTTGGGCCGCTCGCAATGAATATTATTCTGCCGTCCATTTCCTCCTATCAGGTGGCGTTCGAGACGGAATATGCGCTGGCTCAACTGACTTTGACATTTTATCTGGCTTCAGTTGCTATTGGTCAGCTTTTCTACGGGCCCATATCAGATCGGTTCGGTCGGATGCCTGTGATTTATTTCGGTCTGGTGACCTATGTGATTGGCGGCGCGCTCTGCTATTTTGCTCAGTCAATTGAAATGCTGATAGTTGCGCGAATTATCCAGGCCTTTGGGGGCTGTGCAGGCATGGTTATGGGACGGGCCATGGTGCGTGATAAATATGACGCCAATCAAGCAACTTCAGTGATTGCCTATATGACTATGGGGATTGTACTGGCGCCAACTTTAGGGCCGGCTATCGGGGGCATTCTTGAGGATCTGTATGGCTGGCAATCGAGCTTTATTTTCGTCGCCCTCTGCGGGCTCACCGTTTTCTTCGTTGTAACGCGTTCCCTTTCGGAAACCCTGCCGCGAGAAAAACGTCATCCCACACATATTGGCCATATGTTGCTGTCGTTTTACTTTCTATTCCGCAACCCAAAATTCAATGCGTATGCGTTTATGGTGGCGTTCAGCACATCCGCTTATTTCGCCTTTCTGGGGGGCTCATCTTATGTACTGATCGATTTGATGGGAATTTCTGCCAGTGAACTCGGCCTTGCATTTGTTGCTGTCTCAGCGCTTTACATCTTGGGAAATTTCCTGACCGCCCGGCTGAATATCCGTTTTGGGTTGAACAAGCTGATAGCCTTTGGGGCGACCGTTAGCCTTTTGGGGGCCTTGGCGATCCTGATGGTTGATCAGCTAGTCGGCTTGAACCCATACACCTTTATTGGATTGATGTCGTTTATTGCCTTCGGGAACGGCTTTTGTATATCAACAGGGCTCGCTGCGGCCGTTGGGGCAGATCCAGCACGAGTTGGGGCTGCGTCAGGTCTTGCCGGTTCTCTGCAGATCGGGATGGGATCCATCGCAACATTCATTGTTGGAACCTTGTTCAGCCTTTTCCCCGGAAGCGTAGCACCGCTTGCCATGACAATTGTGGGGTGCTGCACCTTGGCTGCTATCAGCTTTGGGCTTGGGTTGTGGATTAACAGGCGAGCCGACTGAAAGATCCACGACTGACTTCTCCGTATGAGGTTTTTCTGCTTTACGCTTCCCTGATTATCCGGATACTGGAAAAAAATAATCGAGGGAGGAAACATGCGGATCTCGCAATTGCTGGAACGGGCAGTGCAGACCAAAAGGGATGCTGTGGCAACCGTCTATAATGACCGTCAACATACATATGGAGAGTTTCAGGACAGGGTGCAGCGCCTTGCCGGTGCGCTTCAGAAATTAGGGCTTGAAGAGGGGGAACGGGCAGCGATCCTGGCCCAGAATTCCGATCGATATCTGGAGTTCTATTACGCGGTTCCTTGGGCCGGCGGTGTTTTCGTCCCCGTCAATACACGTCTGGCTGTTCCGGAATTTGCCTATTGGCTGAATGACTCTGGCTCCAAGATCCTGTTTGTAGATGCCGCGTTTGCGCCTGCTGTCCCAGAACTTTTGAAGCAAGTGGAAAGCCTGGAGACTGTTATTTACCTCGGGGATGACCAGACGCCTGAGGGAATGCACGCGTATGAGGAAATCCTCGCAGCTGCTGAGGCGGTTCCTGATGCAGGTCGTAAGGGTGATGATCTTGCCGGCTTGTTCTACACAGGTGGGACAACAGGGGTGTCTAAGGGAGTGATGTTGAGCCACAATAACCTGGTCATCAATAGCTTGAATTCGATGCCGGCCTATGGCTTTACTGAGCAAAGTGTTTGGCTTCATGCCGCGCCGATGTTTCATATTGCGGACGGGGCCGCTGTTTTTGCCGCTGTCCTTGGCCTTAGCAAGCATGTCTTTATACCCGGCTACACGCCAGAAGGAACCATGCAGGCTATTGAGCTGCATGGCATTACGGAAACCTTACTGGTGCCCACCATGGTCAACATGTTGGTAAACCATCCCAAGATCCGGGATTATAATCTGACCAGTTTGATCAATATCGTCTACGGTGCGTCCCCCATGCCGGAAGCCGTAATCGTCAAAGCGCTTGAGGAATTGCCGGGTTGTGGCTTTACCCATGCATATGGCCAAACAGAATGCGCGCCGTTGGTTACATATACTGGGCCTGAATTTCATGTGTTGGATGGTCCTAACGCAGGACGGTTTAAATCAGCGGGCCGGGCGGCTTATTCTGTAGATGTCAAAATCTTCGATGAGAATGATGAGGAAGTCCCCTATGGCACCGTAGGGCAGGTCTGCGTTCAGGGCGACAACGTCATGCTTGCCTACTGGAATAAGCCCGAACAGACGGCAGAGGCCTTGAAAGGCGGATGGATGCACACGGGGGACGGCGGCTATATGGACGAGCAGGGCTTTGTTTATATTGTTGATCGGGTCAAGGATATGATCATTTCCGGCGGTGAAAACGTGTATTCGGCGGAAGTTGAAAACACGATTTATCAGCATGAAGCGGTTGCCGAATGTGCCGTGATCGGGATCCCGAGTGAGAAGTGGGGGGAACAGGTTCATGCCATTGTTCGCCTGCATGAAGGGATGACGGCGACTGAGCAGGATTTGATAGACTTTGCTCATACGCTAATCGCCGGATTTAAATGCCCTCGAAGTGTAGACTTCACAACCGACCCGCTACCGCTTTCTGGTGCAGGCAAGATCCTCAAAACAGAACTTAGGAAACCCTATTGGGCAGATCAATCTAAGGCCGTTAGCTAAAAGATTTTCGCGTTTGAATAGAAAAGGAGGGGGAAGGACCCCCTCCTTTTATATGGAGATGTGAGCTCTAAAATGATCTCATGAGGTCTATTAAAGCGGTATTGTGGTTAAAAAAGTCTTAAAGTTTCCACATATTTTAAGTGTGTTTCTGCAATTTTTGCCCAAAAACCAGCTATTTCAACTTTATTACAGAAATTAGGTCCATTTATAGTTAATAAAGTCTTAATTTCGTGTTGAATTTGATTCGTGCAACTTTTCATATTTTTCGAATGATTCTGCAACTGATAGGATTAGTTGTGCAACATGTACAACCTTAAGTTTTTGTTAACCATTTTTGTTAACCAAGAATCCCGACAAATCCTATTATAATGCGTAAAATTTTATCTAATTTGTAGGCGTTGGTGTTTCCGTCAGGCATAATAAAGCCAGTCTTGAAGTAAGGGCTCTCCATGTTCAGGGGGAGCAATAGGGGTCTGCGACAATTCCCAATTGTTGCAGAATAAAAATGATCAGGGTTGTTTCAACACGGCGGTGTTGAACACCTATTGACGGAGAGATGAGTTATGTTCAAAAAACTTTTTGCGGGAGCAGCCGTCGCGGCGGCTGTACTTTTTAGCGCATCATTGGCTAGTGCTGCCAGTTTTGATTTTACATCAGGTACTAACAGAACAGACGGGCAAGGGGCTGGCTGGCACGGTAACATTAGCTACAGTGTCGATGGAATTTCTGTTAATGCTACTCCAGTTGGATATTCTTCTGGTGGCCAGTGGATCCGACAGTATGATGACCATGGATTAGCTGTATATAGTGGCGACTACTGTTGCAACGTTGATTCTAATCACGAGGTTGACGGTTGGATTTATGGGGAAGCTGTAAAGTTGACTTTTAGTGAAGAAGTCTATCTTACATCTGTTAGTTTCACACATGTCGATCGCGATGATCAGTTTGCTTATCGTGTTAATGGTGGTTCCTGGACTGAAAACATCAGTATCGCAGGCAATAATCCATATGGCTTCTCGCTTCCTGGTCTAAAGGGTACAGTATTTGATATTGCTGCTCTTGATTGGAATGATGACTGGAAATTGAGTGGTGTAACAGTTTCCGCTGTTCCACTGCCACCTGCCGTTTTGATGTTTGGTGCGGCTCTGGCTGGACTGGGTTGGTTCCGTCGTCGTAAAGCGGCTGCATAAGAAACCAGCAAAAGTATAGTTGTTGAAGACGGAGGCGATTTCGCCTCCGTTTTTTTGTGAGGGGTGTTCAGGAATTCTGAGGGTTTTCCCGTCACGGCTCATCTCTCAAAGCGTTTGTTTCTGGAGGACCTGTCGCTTGTCTTTCGTCAGGGCACTGGTCCGACTTGTTCAGGAACAATGAAGAGAGATGAGTTATGTTAAAAAAATTATTCGCCGGCGCCCTAATAGCCGCCAGCCTATCAATCGGCGCCTCTGTTGTCAGCGCTGCTTCTGTTGATTTTTCGTCTAACGGCAATGGAGCACAGGATGGAGAAGGATATAAATATACTGGATCCGATGGCACTATGATCACCACGTCAGTTTTGCAAGGGGTTGTTGCTGATGAACTTTTTTTCGACGGAGTTCTAAATCAAACAGATAGTGGGCTTGGAATCTGTATAAAAGATTATGAAGGTATTTGCGTTGATTATGACAATCCTGAAATAGATGGTTGGGGTAATGAGGGTATTCGGCTGACTTTCAGCCAAGAAGTCTTTTTAAACAAAATCTATTTTACCGCGGTGGGTAGAAATGATGATTTTTCATACCGCGTTGGTGATGGAAACTGGGTAACGGTGGATATTGAGGGTGGTAATGGAAACGATACTGGTAAGGGATATTATGAATTTAGTTTACCGGGTTTAAAAGGGAGTGTGTTTGATATTGCTGCGATTATGGATTTTGATGATTTCAAAGTATCTGCTGCAGATTATGAAATGTCAGCTGTCCCGTTACCACCCGCGGTTCTTTTGTTTGGTGCGGCGCTCATGGGGCTTGGGTGGTTTAAGCGTCGGAAATCCGCTTGATACCTGTCTTTTTGACAACCAAATATTTTTAAAACGGAGGCAGGTTTGCTTCCGTTTTTTTTGTGCCGCAACTCAGATAAAATTAATCGAAAAGGTCCCGAAAAATTGCTTAAAATTTGATCCTTTTTCTATCTCAATTTTAACTTTTTCGGCCTAGTTTACCACCCAGTATTGAATTTTATGCCTCCTTTTGAGGTTGGGGGGAGCAGGGGTTCTGCAAGGTTTTGCGGGTCTGCTCCAGTAGATTGCCTGTCATCACTTAAAAAGTGTCGGCAGGAGGTAACGGAGAGAGAAAATGCTGAAAAGAATTTTGGCAAGCCTGGGGGCGGTAATCGCCCTGACCTTGAGCGCGACAGCTGCTCAGGCGATCACCATGCAGTTCACAAATGGAAAATATGATAGCGGAGCCTATCATTATAGCGAAGGCGGCTATGATCTAACCGCGTCCGCTAATTTTGGCGGAAACCACGGTGGATATTTTGGTCAATCTTCCAGTTCTGGCCTATATGTCACCAGCTATAAATGTAGCGCTCATAAATATCACTGTTACAGCGATAATCACCAGATCGATGGCTATAAGAAAAGTGAAAGCATCACTTTGACTTTTAACCAGGAAGTGTCGCTCCAGTCCGTCTATTTTAACTATGTGGGCTATGACGATGACTTCTCCATCATGGCGGATGCAGGTCCCAACAGCGTCTTCGATATCGTTGGTGGTAATCGATATGACTCTGACAGCGGATATTATGACTTTGCCGATGGTGGACTTGTTGGAACAGTCTTTACCATTGCAGCGCCTTATTATGATGACGACTTTAAGCTGGCGGGATTGCAATTCTCACCCGTCTCGGCCGTTCCGCTGCCACCAGCCGTGCTGATGTTTGGTGCCGCCCTGATTGGCCTTGGTGTCCTGAAACGGCGCAAGCAAGTCTGAATATTAAAGACATTGATCCTAAGTTCAAACGGAGGCTTTTAGCCTCCGTTTTTTGTTGTTTTGCCTTATCTACTGATCTCACGGATTGCTTGGGGGGATCGTCTCTCTTTTTGAGTTTCCTGGTTTATTGAAACAAAGATTGGAGAGAAAATGAAATTCAGAATTTTAGCAGCCTGTACGGTTGGGGTTGGACTGCTGTTGAGCAGTTTACCAGCACATGCGGCGCCCGTTTCCTTCTTGACAGGAGAAGGCACAAAAGATGGCGATAGTTACAAATTTAGCGGTGGCGGTGTTGATATTACGGCGACTTCCTGGTCAAGTAGCGGACAACCGTCTATCCAGCAATATCTAGGGGGATTAGGTGTTACGAGCTGCCCAGTCATAGCAGAACTTTTTGTTACTAACCAAGAATGTATTGATGATAGCGTCGATGTAGAGGGTTATGGTAACTGGGAGGCAATCCTTCTCAGTTTTAGTGTGCCAGTCTATATTACAAAGCTCCTCTTCACGGATGTTGGTGAGAATGATCACTTTAGTTACCGGATAAACGATGTCTCGAGTTCAACTGAGGTTGATATTCAAGGTACCGGTGATAACGGTTTCCATGAGTTTTCACTGCCAGGGTTGCTCGTCTCCTCAGTGTATATTGGAGAACTAGATCAGCAGGAAGGTTTTAAACTAAGAGGTATTGAGTTAGTTTCAGCTGTTCCATTGCCGCCAGCATTTGCCCTTTTTGCAGCGCCGCTGCTATTACTGGGATGGATAAGGCGTCGGCGATAAGCTGCGTAAGTTGTCAAAAAAAACGGAGGCATTTAGCCTCCGTTTTTTGTGTGTCAGGGGCAGATCCTGATATCCACTCTTCTTGGATATGACGTATTCTCCGGTTGGTTGCTGCCTCGGCCGGAGAGGATCAGGCGGGTGGCGGATAATCCATGCTGCTGCAGGATCCGGCTAACGGTTTGGGCGCGCTGAAAAGAAAGCTTTTCGTTCAACGCGTTTGGTCCGGTTGGATCAGCATATCCTTCAAGATAGAGGTTTTTGTCTTTTCTTTTTTTATAAATCATCGCGAGGTATTTGAGGCTTTGCAGATCTTTTGCCTGATGGAGGGATGCGCTGCCGACCTCAAAGGGGATTTGAAAAACTGGTTTTTTATCTGCGCAGCGCTGCGTGACCTTTAATTGAGGCTCGCTCAGAGGCTTTTTATTCCCCGCTTTGACCGCTTTTTCCACGTCGCTCAGTCGCGACTGAAAATCCTGCAATTGTGATTTTTGGTCTCTGACAGTGCCCAGAATAACGGAGAGGCGTTCGTTTAGTTTTCCGTAGAAGTCTTGCAATCCATTGAGCAGGGGGGACAGGTTTAAAACAGGAGCTGAGTGAAGATGGACGCCTGGCCTTGTGGCGCGCAGGCGGGCGAGAGAGAGAATAAAGAGCTTGTCTTGTCATCTGTAAGTGGGGCTGCAAGCTCACATGTGAGTGTTTTCTGAGCCTCCCGCCAGGTTTGATAGCCAATGGCAAGGGAAAGTCCTACCAGGATCAACGTGAAGGAAAAGAACTTGTGATTTCCAACTTCCTTGAAGAATAGATACCGCTGAAAAACCGCTTTAGCCGCCAGAAACGGGCGACCTGCTCGAAGCTCTCCGTCCTTGTTTTGAAGGTTGATAAAAGCCCGAGAGAAGCGTTTATCGGACACCTTGACCTCGCCATCCTTCACCCGACCTGAGAAGGGGACGATCAACAGCACCCTCATCAGCATATTGAACGAGAGCACTGTCAAGCTGATGAGCACAACGGTGATTTTTCGGCCAAGTGAGATGGGCATGTTTTTGACTTCACCCACCATATGAACGGTGAGCAAGCAAAAGAAGGCGATGGCCAGGATTACCGAATAAACAAGCCAAAGCGCAAAAGTCCCGACGAGGACAAGTGCGCCAAGGTGAAGAAGGCCCAAGACGGCATCCTCAACCCCGATTAGCTTGAAGTAGGGGATCTGGAATAGGTTAAAGACTGTTGCATCCAGAAACAGGCTGAAAATCAGAAAATAAAGGGACAGAAGAAGACATAACCCCGGGACGAGAAGTGCTAGGTTGCGGGTGCGATTGACCCGCATATGGACATCGCAAAAAAGCTCGCCTTCCAGAGACCTATTTCGACATCTCTGTCCGGACCTGGTGATACCCTGACATTGCATGGTGGAACCTCAACTACAAGAACAAAATTATGTAAATACTAGTAATGATAGAATTTGGGGGGTTTTTGTGAGAGTTTTGAGGTGAAAGGGGGATTGCAAATGTTGCTCTAGCGGCCGAATAGGTTTAGGAATATGACAATAAGAAGCTAGAGATTTTTGAGGAAATACCAGAATGCCCCAATACAGATCAAAAACGTCGACGCAGGGTCGTAATATGGCCGGTGCCCGTGCCTTGTGGCGGGCCACAGGAATGACAGACGGGGATTTTGATAAGCCGATTATTGCCATTGCCAATTCATTTACCCAGTTCGTGCCGGGGCATGTGCACCTTAAAGATCTGGGGCAGATGGTTGCGCGCGAAGTCGAAAAATGTGGCGGTGTGGCTAAGGAATTCAACACAATTGCCGTGGATGATGGTATTGCCATGGGCCATGATGGGATGCTGTACAGCTTGCCCTCCCGCGAGGTGATTGCGGATGCCGTGGAATATATGGTCAACGCGCATTGTGCCGACGCGCTCGTTTGTATTTCTAACTGCGACAAGATTACCCCCGGCATGTTGATGGCGGCCATGCGGCTGAACATCCCTGCAGTGTTTGTGTCCGGTGGCCCGATGGAAGCCGGTAAAGGTATGGCAGATGGTAAGGAAATTGGCCTCGATTTGATTGATGCCATGATTCAGGCCGGTAATCCGGACATTTCTGACGAGCAGGTTGCGGAAGTTGAACGCTCGGCTTGTCCGACCTGTGGATCCTGCTCCGGTATGTTTACGGCCAACTCCATGAACTGTTTGACAGAGGCCCTGGGGCTTGCGCTTCCTGGAAACGGAAGTTTGCTCGCCACCCATGCGGATCGCAAGCAGCTGTTTTTGGATGCGGCGAGGACTGTCGTTGATATTACGCGTCGGCACTATGAGCTTGAGGAAAAAGACTTGTTGCCTCGGGATATTGCGAACTTCAAGGCTTTTGAAAACGCCATGACGTTGGACATTGCCATGGGCGGTTCCACAAATACAGTTCTGCATTTGCTGGCCGCTGCGCAAGAAGGAGAAATTGACTTTACCATGCAGGATATTGATCGGTTGAGCCGAAAAGTTCCGCATCTTTGTAAAGTTGCTCCAAGCACCCAGGATTATCATATGGAGGATGTGCACAAAGCTGGCGGTATTATGGGGATCCTTGGAGAGCTCGATCGGGCAAACCTGATCCACAATGATCTGCCGATGGTGCATTCGCCTTCTGTAAAAGATGCCTTGGCTATGTGGGATGTAATGCAGACTCGGGCCAACACGGTGCAGGAATTCTATCGGGCGGGTCCAGGAGGTGTTCGGACAACACAAGCCTTCAGCCAGAGCAAACGGTATCC contains the following coding sequences:
- a CDS encoding OmpA family protein — its product is MQDFYGKLNERLSVILGTVRDQKSQLQDFQSRLSDVEKAVKAGNKKPLSEPQLKVTQRCADKKPVFQIPFEVGSASLHQAKDLQSLKYLAMIYKKRKDKNLYLEGYADPTGPNALNEKLSFQRAQTVSRILQQHGLSATRLILSGRGSNQPENTSYPRRVDIRICP
- the ilvD gene encoding dihydroxy-acid dehydratase; protein product: MPQYRSKTSTQGRNMAGARALWRATGMTDGDFDKPIIAIANSFTQFVPGHVHLKDLGQMVAREVEKCGGVAKEFNTIAVDDGIAMGHDGMLYSLPSREVIADAVEYMVNAHCADALVCISNCDKITPGMLMAAMRLNIPAVFVSGGPMEAGKGMADGKEIGLDLIDAMIQAGNPDISDEQVAEVERSACPTCGSCSGMFTANSMNCLTEALGLALPGNGSLLATHADRKQLFLDAARTVVDITRRHYELEEKDLLPRDIANFKAFENAMTLDIAMGGSTNTVLHLLAAAQEGEIDFTMQDIDRLSRKVPHLCKVAPSTQDYHMEDVHKAGGIMGILGELDRANLIHNDLPMVHSPSVKDALAMWDVMQTRANTVQEFYRAGPGGVRTTQAFSQSKRYPELDVDRENGCIRAKEHAYSQDGGLAVLYGNIAHEGCIVKTAGVDASILKFTGRARIFESQDSAVKAILGDQVVAGDVVVIQYEGPKGGPGMQEMLYPTSYLKSKGLGKECALLTDGRFSGGTSGLSIGHVSPEAAEGGNIGLVQEGDTIEIDIPNRTINLAITDAEMDARRAAMEAKGADAWKPTEKRERVVSKALQAYAALTTSAARGAVRDVTQVQK